TACTATAGTTTTTTTTAATTTATTTTGTATTTCTAAAAACACATCTTGTAAAACTTCCCTATTAATTGGATCGATTGCTCCAAATGGTTCGTCCATTAATAATATTTTTGGATTAGCAGCTAATGCCCTAGCAACACCAATTCTTTGTTGTTGACCACCAGATAATTCCATAGGGAATTTATTTATTACTTCTTCATATTTTAAATTTACTAATTCTATAAGTTCCTTTACCCTATTTTCAATTTTTTTCTTGTCCCATCCTAATAATCTTGGAACAACAGCTATATTATCAAAAACATTATAGTGAGGAAATAATCCTATTTCTTGAATAACATATCCAATATTTCTTCTTAATTGTATTTTATCTATATTATCTATAGGAACTCCATCAAATAAAATATCACCAGATGACCTTTCAATAAGTCTGTTAATCAGTTTTAATGTTGTGGTCTTGCCGCACCCAGAAGGACCAATTAAAACTGTTATATTACCATCATCAATTTTTAGATTTAAATCTCTTACAGCATATTTTTCATTATATTTTTTTGATATGTTTTTAAGTTCAATTGCCATATAATCCCCCTAAAAAATTAATTATTTCTTATTTTTAGACCTTTAGGAGTTATTAAATCTTCAATTTTAAGCATTAAATAATTAAGACCAATACCTAATAAAGCTAATAATATAACTCCTGTAATTATCATCTCATAGCGCCCTCTACTCAAACCAGCAAAAATAAAATACCCCAATCCTCCAGCAGCAATATAGTATCCAATAGTAGCTACCCCAACACCCATTACAACAGAATTTCTAATTCCTGACATGATAATAGGTATGGATAAAGGAATTTTGATTTTAAATAAAATTTGAAATTCTGTCATCCCCATTCCTTTTGCAGATTCTATTATTTTTTTATCTAATGTATGTATTGCAACTAAAGTATTTCTAATCATAGGGAGGAGAGAGTAAATTACTAAAGCAATAATAGCAGGAGGTCTTCCTAGACCCATATTGAAAGGCGCAAGGATTATTACCATAATACCAAATAAGGCGGGACTTGGTATTGTCATTAATATTCCAGCAATATATAATATTATTTTTGATAAGTTTTTATTTTTAGAAATTAATAATCCAACACCAACACCAATTATTATAGCAAACGGCAAAGCGGTTCCTATTATTCTTAAATGATTAATCAATTCTTTTATTATTTTTTCATAATTATATGATAAATATTCATAATAATTCATAATATCACCAAATTTGTATTATTCTTTTAATATTATATCAAAAAAATGTAATTATTCCAAATTTATAAAAGTTAAATACTAAACTCATAATTATGAGTAATTTCATATATATGATTTTGATCATATTCAAAGCTCTTTATCTTTGCTGGTATTCCAGCTACTAAGCAATCAGAAGGAACATTTTCCAATACAACAGAATTTGCAGCTACAACTGAATTATTACCAATAACAATATCTCCTAAAATTTTTGATCCAGCTCCTAATATCACATTTTCTCCAATATCAGGGTGCCTTTTTCCTTTTTTTATATGTTTTGCTCCTAAAGTAACTTGATGATATATTAATGTTCCTTTACCAACTGTAGCTGTTGAACCTATTACTATTCCAATACCATGATCGATTACTATTCCAGGTGATAATTTTGCAGCTGGATGAATATCCATTGAATATAATATTTTACTTAGCATATATAAGAAATATGACAATGGATAAATCTTATACTTGTGAAAAAAATGATATATTCTATAATATACCAAACCATGAAATGCAGTATTAAAT
This genomic window from Marinitoga litoralis contains:
- a CDS encoding ABC transporter ATP-binding protein, yielding MAIELKNISKKYNEKYAVRDLNLKIDDGNITVLIGPSGCGKTTTLKLINRLIERSSGDILFDGVPIDNIDKIQLRRNIGYVIQEIGLFPHYNVFDNIAVVPRLLGWDKKKIENRVKELIELVNLKYEEVINKFPMELSGGQQQRIGVARALAANPKILLMDEPFGAIDPINREVLQDVFLEIQNKLKKTIVFVTHDIREAIKLGDKIAIFNNGELIQYDNTLNIIKKPKNDFVKELLGKSAELNFLEFVKAEKVITKDFTIISTIDEINNLNSSCYILYNNKYEGFLIENDIKNDNKIVRKEYINYNDSVLEGLNIMFKNNIHYIPVLKENKVIGVLKYDSLMEE
- a CDS encoding ABC transporter permease, with protein sequence MNYYEYLSYNYEKIIKELINHLRIIGTALPFAIIIGVGVGLLISKNKNLSKIILYIAGILMTIPSPALFGIMVIILAPFNMGLGRPPAIIALVIYSLLPMIRNTLVAIHTLDKKIIESAKGMGMTEFQILFKIKIPLSIPIIMSGIRNSVVMGVGVATIGYYIAAGGLGYFIFAGLSRGRYEMIITGVILLALLGIGLNYLMLKIEDLITPKGLKIRNN
- the epsC gene encoding serine O-acetyltransferase EpsC, which translates into the protein MNKIIRFFLDFFNIFSDLNMDLNEYLKKDPASNKKLGIILFNTAFHGLVYYRIYHFFHKYKIYPLSYFLYMLSKILYSMDIHPAAKLSPGIVIDHGIGIVIGSTATVGKGTLIYHQVTLGAKHIKKGKRHPDIGENVILGAGSKILGDIVIGNNSVVAANSVVLENVPSDCLVAGIPAKIKSFEYDQNHIYEITHNYEFSI